From Lepus europaeus isolate LE1 chromosome 3, mLepTim1.pri, whole genome shotgun sequence, a single genomic window includes:
- the LOC133756405 gene encoding nitric oxide synthase, inducible-like has translation TTFLEVLEEFPSLRLSAAFLLSQLPILKPRYYSISSSQDHTPTEVHLTVAVVTYRPRGGQGPLHRGVCSTWLSSLKPQDPVPCFVRSASGFQLPEDPSHPCILIGPGTGIAPFHSFWQQRVHDSEHKGLWGGRMILVFGCRHPDEDHLYWEELLEMMQKGVLSGVHTAYSRLPGQPNVYVQDLLRQKLADEVLRVLLEEPGHIYMCGGVCMARDVALVLKQLVAAKLSLSEEQVEDYFFLLKSRKCYHEDIFGVAFPYEVQRSEQPGNTGL, from the coding sequence accacgtTCCTGGAGGTGCTGGAGGAGTTCCCGTCGCTGCGgctgtctgctgccttcctgctgtCCCAGCTGCCCATCCTGAAGCCCCGGTACTACTCCATCAGCTCCTCCCAGGATCACACGCCCACGGAGGTCCACCTCACCGTGGCCGTGGTCACGTACCGCCCCCGAGGTGGCCAGGGTCCCCTGCACCGCGGAGTCTGCAGCACGTGGCTCAGCAGCCTGAAGCCCCAAGACCCAGTGCCCTGCTTCGTGCGGAGTGCCAGCGGCTTCCAGCTCCCCGAGGACCCCTCCCATCCCTGCATCCTCATTGGGCCTGGCACGGGCATCGCCCCCTTCCACAGTTTCTGGCAGCAGCGAGTCCATGACTCCGAGCACAAAGGGCTCTGGGGCGGCCGTATGATCCTGGTGTTCGGGTGCCGTCACCCAGACGAGGACCACCTGTACTGGGAGGAGTTGCTGGAGATGATGCAGAAGGGGGTGCTGAGTGGGGTGCACACAGCCTACTCGCGCCTGCCCGGCCAGCCCAATGTGTACGTTCAAGACCTGCTGCGGCAGAAGCTGGCCGATGAGGTGCTGCGTGTCCTCCTGGAGGAGCCGGGCCACATCTACATGTGTGGGGGCGTGTGCATGGCCCGGGACGTGGCCCTCGTCCTCAAGCAGCTGGTGGCTGCCAAGCTGAGCCTGAGCGAGGAGCAGGTGGAGGACTACTTCTTCCTTCTCAAGAGCCGGAAGTGCTACCACGAAGATATCTTTGGCGTGGCATTTCCCTACGAGGTGCAGAGGTCGGAGCAGCCCGGCAACACCGGGCTCTGA
- the TMEM14C gene encoding transmembrane protein 14C, translated as MGKDTGPLVPLHYFGFGYAALVATGGIIGYAKAGSVPSLAAGLLFGSLAGLGAYQLSQDPRNVWVFLATSGTLAGIMGMRFYHSGKFMPAGLIAGASLLMVAKVGISMLDRPHQ; from the exons ATGGGAAAGGACACAGGCCCACT AGTGCCTTTACATTATTTTGGCTTTGGCTACGCAGCACTGGTCGCTACTGGTGGAATCATCGGCTATGCAAAAGCAG GTAGCGTGCCGTCCCTGGCTGCAGGGCTCCTCTTTGGGAGCCTGGCAGGCCTGGGTGCTTACCAGCTGTCTCAGGACCCGAGGAACGTCTGGGTTTTCCTGG CTACATCCGGGACCTTGGCTGGCATTATGGGAATGAGATTCTACCATTCTGGAAAATTTATGCCTGCGGGTTTAATTGCAGGTGCCAG TTTGCTGATGGTCGCCAAAGTTGGAATTAGCATGTTGGATAGACCCCATCAGTAG